In a genomic window of Chryseobacterium sp. G0162:
- the deoD gene encoding purine-nucleoside phosphorylase, with protein sequence MSIHISAKKGEIAKVVLQPGDPLRAQYIAENYLENAKLVSKTRGIFYYTGLYKGKEITVGASGMGFPSIGIYSFELFTEYEVDTIIRIGTCGAYNTDLKLFDILNIENAASESTYAKYAWGIEGDILPHQGNIFNTINETSKELSIDAKAINIHSSDIFYRKDPNTPEIATRYNCPAVEMEAFGLFANAQHLGKNAATILTVTDIIPTHEKISADERETALKPMMELALESAIKSL encoded by the coding sequence ATGAGTATTCACATCAGTGCTAAAAAAGGAGAAATTGCTAAAGTAGTATTGCAGCCGGGGGATCCGCTTCGTGCACAGTATATTGCTGAAAATTATTTAGAAAATGCAAAACTGGTAAGCAAAACCAGAGGTATCTTTTATTATACAGGTCTTTACAAAGGTAAAGAAATCACTGTAGGAGCTAGTGGAATGGGATTCCCAAGTATCGGGATCTATTCTTTTGAGTTATTTACAGAATATGAGGTAGACACGATCATCAGAATCGGAACTTGTGGAGCTTACAATACAGACCTTAAGCTTTTTGATATTTTAAATATTGAAAATGCTGCCAGCGAAAGTACCTATGCTAAATATGCATGGGGAATTGAAGGAGACATCCTTCCTCACCAAGGAAATATCTTCAATACAATCAATGAAACTTCTAAAGAGTTATCTATAGATGCTAAAGCGATCAATATCCACAGTAGTGATATTTTCTACAGAAAAGATCCAAACACTCCTGAAATTGCTACAAGATATAACTGTCCTGCTGTAGAAATGGAAGCTTTCGGATTGTTTGCAAATGCTCAGCACTTAGGTAAAAATGCAGCTACGATTCTTACCGTAACTGATATTATCCCAACTCATGAGAAAATTTCTGCTGACGAAAGAGAAACTGCCTTGAAGCCAATGATGGAACTAGCACTGGAGTCTGCAATCAAGAGTTTATAA
- a CDS encoding DUF434 domain-containing protein: protein MNNRNRGKNTGDDTLFGSEKQISKLKLAVQDMQYLLTRGYAEKAASDLVGNRYRLKTRQIQVIRGASASDGQIHNRRLKQLNLSDLKDKTVYLDGFNVLILLESLLSEAYIFEGVDGCFRDLSGVHGTYKRVNQTERAIGLVAAFFQKAQVQKLDWIFDQPVSNSGRIKQIVLDFAVENQLNWEVELQYSPDKFLAESSGIIISSDAWILDHCKEWFNLIGYLIKEESLFVNLIQCYDE from the coding sequence ATGAATAACAGAAACCGCGGAAAAAACACAGGTGATGACACTCTGTTCGGTTCAGAAAAGCAGATCAGCAAGCTGAAGCTGGCAGTTCAGGATATGCAGTATCTTTTGACAAGAGGGTATGCGGAAAAAGCCGCATCTGACCTTGTAGGAAACAGATATAGATTAAAAACACGACAGATACAGGTGATTCGTGGAGCTTCAGCATCTGATGGACAAATTCATAACAGAAGACTAAAACAATTGAATCTTTCAGATCTGAAAGATAAAACCGTATATCTTGATGGCTTCAATGTATTGATTCTGTTGGAAAGTCTGTTGTCGGAAGCCTATATTTTTGAAGGGGTGGATGGTTGTTTTCGGGATCTTTCCGGAGTGCATGGAACATATAAACGGGTAAATCAAACAGAAAGAGCAATAGGACTTGTGGCTGCATTTTTTCAAAAAGCTCAGGTTCAGAAATTGGACTGGATTTTTGATCAGCCGGTTTCCAATAGTGGAAGAATTAAGCAGATCGTTCTTGACTTTGCTGTTGAAAATCAACTTAACTGGGAAGTTGAACTACAATACAGCCCGGATAAATTTCTGGCAGAGAGTTCCGGAATCATTATTTCCTCAGATGCCTGGATTCTGGATCACTGTAAAGAATGGTTTAATCTTATTGGTTATCTCATTAAAGAAGAAAGTCTGTTCGTTAATCTGATACAATGTTATGATGAATAA
- a CDS encoding AAA family ATPase, producing the protein MMQHINKLNTVLNYVKDTFVGKNDVVDLLGICLLARENAFLYGPPGTAKSAIVRTLAKTVKDGKNFEYLLTRFTEPNEIFGPFDIRKLKEGELLTNTEGMMPEASMVFLDEIFNANSAILNSLLMALNEKIFKRGKETKRLPALMFVGASNALPEDEALNALFDRFLIRINVDYVNPELLQQVLLAGRKLENEEETEVPEIHANEIRELQNLCKKIDLKPIYEVYLNTIMSLRNTGIAISDRRAVKLQNLIAASALICGRSEAVLSDLWVLKHIWDTEEQIEILEGIINRTIEKDDHPHSHPQAMQNKTPNPEEVMKDVKILVDKWNQGSLSFEEQNVIKDKLRYLQTRCDWIRNPEQKQYIQQEIESLWQKILQTI; encoded by the coding sequence ATGATGCAGCATATTAATAAACTCAATACGGTTCTCAACTACGTAAAAGATACTTTCGTAGGGAAAAATGATGTGGTGGACCTGCTGGGAATCTGCCTTTTGGCAAGAGAAAATGCTTTTTTATATGGTCCTCCCGGAACTGCAAAATCAGCCATAGTAAGAACATTGGCAAAAACAGTAAAAGACGGAAAGAATTTTGAATACCTATTAACCCGTTTCACAGAGCCGAATGAAATATTCGGTCCTTTTGATATCAGAAAATTAAAAGAAGGAGAACTTCTCACCAATACAGAAGGAATGATGCCGGAAGCCTCGATGGTGTTCCTGGATGAGATCTTCAACGCTAATTCTGCTATTTTGAATTCACTTTTGATGGCTCTTAACGAAAAGATCTTCAAAAGAGGAAAAGAAACAAAGCGTTTACCTGCTTTAATGTTTGTAGGAGCAAGTAACGCTCTTCCGGAAGATGAAGCTTTGAATGCGTTATTTGATCGTTTCCTGATTAGAATCAATGTTGATTATGTCAACCCGGAGCTTCTACAACAGGTACTTTTAGCAGGAAGAAAACTGGAAAACGAAGAAGAAACAGAAGTTCCGGAAATTCATGCTAATGAGATCAGAGAACTTCAGAACCTGTGTAAAAAGATAGATTTAAAACCTATCTATGAAGTATATCTGAATACCATTATGAGCTTACGAAATACCGGAATTGCCATTTCAGACCGTAGAGCTGTCAAACTTCAGAACCTCATCGCAGCAAGTGCTTTGATTTGTGGAAGAAGTGAAGCCGTTCTTTCGGATCTATGGGTTTTAAAACATATCTGGGATACAGAAGAGCAGATTGAAATTCTGGAAGGGATCATTAACAGAACCATTGAGAAAGACGATCATCCGCATTCCCATCCTCAAGCCATGCAGAATAAAACTCCTAACCCGGAAGAAGTAATGAAGGATGTAAAAATATTGGTTGATAAATGGAATCAGGGATCGCTAAGCTTTGAAGAGCAAAACGTAATCAAAGATAAACTGAGATACCTTCAGACACGCTGTGACTGGATCAGAAACCCTGAACAAAAGCAATACATTCAGCAAGAAATTGAAAGCTTATGGCAGAAAATTCTTCAGACGATATAA
- a CDS encoding alpha/beta hydrolase, giving the protein MSQEKISIKNTNAQEIILSAIINFPEGFDQNKKYPAVVVSHPGGGVKEQTAGLYAKKLAEYGLITIAYDASYQGESTGEPRQLENPYIRTEDISAVIDYLTTLSYVDADKIGAMGICAGAGYTANAAINDHRIKAVGMISAVNIGSMFRNGWENNVKDADALPYLIAGSNARTADVGSTEIQTIPLAPTREEDAPNEELREAWEYYHTDRCQYPTAPGFSTTRSLTQLTSYDAYNKAEVFFTQPLLAVVGSIAGSAWMSDDLLERAASTDKRKYTIEGANHMSLYDRENYVNEAVDQLVAFFLEKLA; this is encoded by the coding sequence ATGTCACAGGAAAAGATCAGTATCAAAAACACAAACGCCCAGGAAATTATCCTGTCAGCAATCATCAATTTCCCTGAAGGGTTTGATCAGAACAAAAAATACCCGGCAGTCGTAGTGTCTCATCCGGGCGGCGGAGTAAAAGAGCAGACCGCAGGTCTATATGCTAAAAAATTAGCTGAATATGGATTGATAACTATTGCGTATGATGCTTCTTATCAGGGAGAAAGTACAGGAGAACCACGCCAATTGGAAAATCCTTATATCAGAACAGAAGACATAAGTGCAGTAATTGATTACCTTACAACCTTATCTTATGTAGATGCTGATAAGATCGGAGCTATGGGAATCTGTGCAGGAGCAGGATATACAGCCAATGCAGCTATCAACGATCATAGAATTAAAGCGGTAGGAATGATAAGCGCAGTAAATATTGGATCGATGTTCAGAAACGGATGGGAAAACAATGTAAAAGATGCCGACGCACTACCTTACTTAATAGCTGGCTCTAACGCAAGAACAGCAGATGTCGGGAGTACAGAAATCCAGACGATTCCGTTAGCTCCAACGAGAGAAGAAGATGCACCCAATGAAGAATTAAGAGAAGCCTGGGAATATTATCATACAGATCGTTGTCAATATCCTACAGCACCAGGTTTTTCTACAACCAGAAGTCTGACACAGCTTACTTCTTATGATGCCTATAATAAAGCAGAGGTTTTCTTTACGCAGCCGCTGCTTGCAGTAGTGGGAAGTATAGCAGGAAGTGCCTGGATGAGTGATGATCTGCTTGAACGTGCTGCCTCTACAGACAAAAGAAAATATACTATTGAAGGAGCCAATCATATGTCTTTATATGATAGAGAAAATTATGTTAATGAAGCCGTTGATCAGTTGGTAGCATTCTTTTTGGAAAAATTAGCCTAA
- a CDS encoding DUF4822 domain-containing protein: protein MNTLKKLCYLSAAIFLSASFVSCSSDDNEIVIEQQTPSQVLSSTPWETTGAKDKNGSNVALTDASVAGYVGFAYFKADGNFTIYSLTDVLRSRGTWSVDAQGKTRTITALNPDATTIFTRDVEILVLNRNEFTYRIRPNAADLSVYYDIIHTRTPHAEPKNGQLTLASTPWKTTGAKDNSGANVALDNSAVAGYVGYSYFKANGTFKIFGLNDVLRSQGTWSISPDGKTRTLVALDANGNVLFTRTVEILVLNETTFTYRITPDANTPTVFYDIIHTNDPAHKEPQ, encoded by the coding sequence ATGAATACACTGAAAAAATTATGTTATCTGTCTGCAGCGATATTTTTATCTGCTTCTTTCGTTTCATGTTCAAGCGATGATAACGAAATTGTTATTGAACAACAGACTCCCTCACAAGTTCTATCTTCTACTCCCTGGGAAACGACAGGAGCTAAGGATAAAAACGGTAGTAACGTAGCATTAACAGACGCCAGCGTAGCTGGTTATGTAGGATTTGCTTACTTTAAAGCGGACGGAAACTTTACTATTTACAGTTTGACTGATGTTTTGAGATCAAGGGGAACATGGTCTGTAGATGCTCAGGGGAAAACGAGAACCATTACAGCGTTAAACCCGGATGCAACAACCATTTTCACACGTGATGTTGAAATTCTTGTTTTAAACAGAAATGAATTTACATACAGAATCCGCCCTAATGCTGCCGATCTATCTGTATATTATGACATCATCCATACGAGAACTCCTCATGCTGAACCTAAAAACGGACAACTTACATTAGCTTCTACCCCATGGAAGACTACAGGTGCTAAAGATAACAGTGGAGCCAATGTAGCTTTAGATAATTCCGCGGTGGCTGGTTATGTAGGATATTCTTACTTCAAAGCCAACGGAACTTTTAAAATTTTTGGATTAAATGATGTCTTAAGATCTCAGGGAACATGGTCAATTTCTCCTGATGGGAAGACAAGAACACTTGTTGCTTTAGATGCTAACGGTAATGTACTTTTCACCCGTACTGTAGAGATTCTTGTGTTGAACGAAACTACGTTTACTTACAGAATTACTCCTGATGCAAACACACCAACTGTATTTTATGATATCATTCATACAAATGATCCTGCTCACAAAGAACCTCAATAG
- a CDS encoding VOC family protein, with amino-acid sequence MKIEHIAVWVKDLEKTRAFYEKYFEAVSNEKYCNPVKKFQSYFLSFENGCRLEIMTRPDLSASENSYESQQFGIIHLAFSAGSKEKVNELTETLRKDGYTIAGEPRTTGDGYYESVIIDPENNIIEIVA; translated from the coding sequence ATGAAAATAGAACATATTGCTGTTTGGGTAAAAGACCTTGAAAAGACCAGAGCATTTTATGAAAAATATTTTGAAGCGGTATCCAATGAAAAATATTGTAATCCGGTCAAAAAATTTCAATCTTATTTTCTCAGTTTTGAGAATGGGTGCCGTCTTGAAATTATGACCAGGCCGGATCTTTCAGCAAGTGAAAACTCCTATGAATCCCAACAGTTTGGAATCATTCATTTGGCGTTCTCCGCAGGAAGCAAAGAAAAAGTAAATGAGCTTACAGAAACCTTAAGAAAAGACGGTTATACCATTGCTGGTGAACCCAGAACAACAGGTGATGGATATTATGAAAGCGTCATTATCGATCCTGAAAATAACATCATTGAAATAGTAGCCTAA
- a CDS encoding MBL fold metallo-hydrolase, with amino-acid sequence MNLVKQLGQFPDEKRKEYFSTLPNYLNGKFQNILITPALLEGESMTKALLNSLCKIENTSPKSALPFVVTDLKNLPPEENVLVWFGHSSYFIQVDGKKILVDPVFSGNASPMPGSIKAFQGADYYKPEHMPDIDFLLISHDHWDHLDYKTVQELKDKVGKVICGLGTGQHFEYWGWEPGKIIEKNWWESIDLASGFRITLTPARHFSGRLLNRNISLWTSFVLKTPTKNLFLGGDSGYGNHFAEIGEKYGPFDLAVMECGQYNEKWPYIHTLPDQLIGEVKELKAKNFMPVHHSKFKLSQHAWFEPVELAAKNAEDNNQPITLPVIGEKVDLDQLGNVTWKKWWEEYW; translated from the coding sequence ATGAATTTAGTAAAACAGCTCGGACAGTTTCCTGATGAAAAAAGAAAGGAATACTTCAGTACACTTCCCAATTACCTCAACGGGAAATTTCAGAATATACTTATTACTCCAGCTTTATTAGAAGGAGAAAGTATGACAAAAGCCCTCCTTAACAGTTTGTGTAAAATAGAAAATACCTCCCCAAAATCTGCCCTTCCATTTGTTGTCACAGATTTGAAAAACCTTCCCCCGGAAGAAAACGTTTTGGTATGGTTTGGACATAGTTCGTATTTTATACAAGTGGATGGAAAAAAAATCCTGGTAGACCCTGTTTTCAGTGGAAATGCCTCACCAATGCCCGGATCTATAAAAGCATTTCAAGGAGCAGATTATTATAAACCGGAACATATGCCGGATATCGACTTTTTGTTGATTTCCCACGATCATTGGGATCATCTGGATTATAAAACCGTACAGGAATTAAAAGATAAAGTAGGAAAAGTAATCTGTGGATTAGGAACAGGCCAGCATTTTGAATACTGGGGTTGGGAACCGGGGAAGATTATTGAAAAAAACTGGTGGGAAAGCATAGATCTTGCCAGTGGATTCAGAATTACCCTTACTCCGGCAAGACATTTTTCCGGCAGATTGTTGAATAGAAATATCTCTCTCTGGACTTCATTTGTTTTAAAGACTCCAACCAAAAACCTGTTTTTAGGAGGTGATAGTGGTTATGGAAATCATTTTGCTGAAATTGGTGAAAAGTATGGCCCATTTGACCTTGCAGTGATGGAATGCGGACAATACAACGAAAAATGGCCCTATATTCATACATTGCCGGATCAGCTTATAGGAGAAGTTAAAGAATTGAAAGCAAAAAACTTTATGCCGGTACATCATTCAAAGTTCAAGCTGTCTCAGCATGCATGGTTTGAGCCGGTAGAGCTGGCCGCTAAAAATGCAGAAGATAACAATCAGCCAATTACCTTACCTGTTATCGGTGAAAAAGTAGATCTGGATCAGTTGGGCAATGTAACCTGGAAAAAATGGTGGGAAGAATACTGGTAA
- a CDS encoding helix-turn-helix domain-containing protein, with the protein MSIKILNIPGFCQYLNVGNLKSDDLHIVDFETQNDIRLKSEPVTIDFYLLAIKPPMEVKFVPHQLLEDQSDSSYMYVDCPQNTLEWEIAPPFSGLCIMMGAKYLEKYAKDYSFVHYNNHEALFLTKEEESILWDLFRKANHEFQKEYYSKKVIISYVNLILTYVKDFYDRQFDTRSEIYHRVIDEFYKNLDHYFIDNENLAGLPSVAYFAQKSNLSPNYFGDLIKHFTGKSPLDHIHDYVVKLAKDKLKNTSLSVSEISYSLGFDYPNYFARFFRKKTGLSPKVFRNQ; encoded by the coding sequence ATGAGTATAAAAATATTAAATATCCCCGGATTCTGCCAATACCTGAATGTTGGCAATCTGAAAAGTGATGATCTTCACATCGTAGATTTTGAGACGCAGAATGATATCAGGCTAAAATCTGAGCCGGTAACCATTGATTTTTATCTTTTAGCTATCAAACCACCGATGGAAGTCAAGTTTGTTCCTCACCAGCTTCTGGAAGATCAGTCAGACTCTTCCTATATGTATGTGGATTGTCCGCAAAATACGTTGGAGTGGGAGATTGCTCCACCATTTTCAGGGTTATGTATTATGATGGGGGCTAAATATCTTGAGAAATATGCCAAAGATTATAGCTTTGTACATTATAACAATCATGAAGCTCTTTTCCTCACTAAAGAAGAAGAAAGTATTTTGTGGGATCTCTTCAGAAAAGCAAACCACGAATTTCAGAAAGAATATTATTCAAAAAAGGTTATCATTTCTTATGTCAACCTGATTCTTACTTACGTTAAAGATTTTTATGACCGTCAGTTTGATACCCGAAGTGAGATTTACCACAGGGTAATCGATGAGTTTTATAAAAATCTGGATCATTATTTCATCGATAATGAGAATCTCGCCGGACTCCCTTCTGTTGCTTATTTTGCACAAAAAAGTAACCTTTCACCTAATTATTTCGGAGACCTCATCAAGCACTTTACAGGCAAATCACCATTGGATCATATTCATGATTACGTTGTAAAGCTGGCAAAAGATAAACTCAAGAATACAAGCCTTTCTGTAAGTGAAATATCCTACAGTCTCGGGTTCGATTATCCCAATTATTTTGCACGGTTCTTTCGTAAGAAAACAGGACTTTCCCCAAAAGTTTTCAGGAATCAGTAA
- a CDS encoding Na+/H+ antiporter — protein MVENFIYYLGLVLVIIGSIMLANRLRVAYPIILVIAGLLISFIPGLPPIKIDPELIFIIFLPPLLYEAAFAVSWKEIWKMRRIITSFAFIVVFLTAISVAFVANFYIPGFSLALGFVLGGIVSPPDAVSAGAILKFVKVPKNLSTVLEGESLFNDASSLIIFRFAMVAVATGQFIWQDAVVSFGWMVFGGLGIGVVLAVIFLKIEKIFPTDVNMDAILSLVAPYVMYIAAEEVHSSGVLAVVSGGLFLSIRRHEIFRTSESRLKGSNVWESFVFLINGIVFLLIGLDLPEIMVGLDKEGISLSNAIGYGVLITAVLIIVRFLASFGAVFVTLIMRNFINVADRDPGTKAPILMSWTGMRGVVSLAAALSIPVVMENGQPFPHRDLILFITFIVILATLIIQGLTLPVLIKKLNLSDIGRGYLSEEESEHYLRKGMRRVAFRYLDENYKERRNENEYFNKLMDRWEQEDKEGSTHKLSDEAKEIYFETLEQQRIWLREENRQNPNIDEEYIRHYLTRLDLEEERLRM, from the coding sequence ATGGTGGAGAATTTCATTTATTATCTCGGACTGGTTCTGGTCATTATTGGGTCCATTATGCTGGCCAATCGCTTAAGAGTAGCATATCCTATAATATTGGTAATTGCTGGTCTTTTGATAAGTTTTATTCCTGGATTACCACCCATAAAAATAGATCCGGAACTTATATTTATCATTTTTTTACCACCATTATTATACGAAGCGGCATTTGCCGTTTCATGGAAAGAAATCTGGAAAATGAGGCGGATCATCACCAGCTTTGCTTTTATTGTAGTGTTTCTTACAGCTATATCAGTGGCTTTTGTTGCCAATTTCTATATTCCCGGGTTTTCATTAGCATTAGGTTTTGTACTGGGAGGAATTGTTTCTCCACCGGATGCGGTGAGTGCAGGAGCTATTTTAAAGTTTGTAAAAGTTCCTAAAAATCTATCTACCGTTTTGGAAGGGGAAAGCTTATTCAATGATGCTTCCTCCCTTATTATTTTTAGATTTGCGATGGTAGCTGTTGCAACCGGACAGTTTATCTGGCAGGATGCAGTGGTAAGCTTTGGATGGATGGTTTTCGGTGGTCTGGGAATAGGGGTTGTACTGGCAGTTATTTTTCTCAAAATCGAAAAAATATTTCCTACAGATGTAAACATGGATGCTATTCTTAGTCTGGTAGCTCCTTATGTAATGTATATTGCCGCTGAGGAAGTGCATTCATCCGGAGTATTGGCCGTGGTGAGCGGCGGATTGTTTCTTTCGATCAGAAGACATGAAATCTTTAGAACCTCAGAATCAAGGCTGAAGGGTTCCAATGTATGGGAAAGTTTCGTATTTCTGATTAATGGGATTGTGTTTTTATTAATAGGGCTGGATCTTCCGGAAATTATGGTAGGGTTGGATAAAGAAGGAATAAGTCTTTCTAATGCGATTGGTTATGGGGTATTAATCACAGCAGTACTGATAATTGTACGATTTTTAGCTTCTTTTGGAGCGGTTTTCGTAACATTAATTATGCGTAATTTTATCAATGTAGCCGATAGAGATCCAGGGACGAAAGCTCCCATATTGATGAGCTGGACCGGAATGCGTGGGGTAGTTTCATTAGCCGCCGCTTTATCCATTCCTGTCGTGATGGAAAACGGGCAGCCTTTTCCCCATCGTGATCTCATACTCTTTATTACTTTTATTGTAATTTTGGCTACCCTTATTATTCAAGGGCTTACATTACCTGTGTTGATTAAAAAACTTAATTTATCTGACATAGGACGTGGATACCTGTCCGAAGAAGAATCTGAACATTATTTAAGAAAAGGAATGCGTAGGGTTGCTTTCAGATATCTTGATGAAAATTATAAAGAGCGAAGAAATGAAAATGAATATTTTAATAAGCTGATGGACCGCTGGGAGCAGGAAGATAAAGAAGGTTCCACCCATAAACTGTCGGATGAAGCCAAGGAAATTTATTTCGAAACTCTGGAACAACAGCGAATCTGGCTTCGGGAAGAAAACAGACAGAATCCGAATATTGACGAAGAATATATAAGACATTATTTAACAAGGCTGGATCTTGAAGAAGAAAGGCTGAGAATGTAA
- a CDS encoding TatD family hydrolase, with protein sequence MNTYIDIGINLTNKQFYNEQEEIINRALDNGVDYMILTGTSVRGSKESSEIAEEYPDILFSTAGIHPHDAKSFNHESMNELRKLLKQDHVISVGECGLDFDRDFSPRSMQEKCYKAQLELAIDVDKPLFLHERLAFKRFNEITDDYLSQLPKAVVHCFTGTLDEAKTYLDKGFYLGFTGAISDEKRFKHLEEVIRYVPLDRMMIETDAPFMLPKNMPRMQNRRNEPSFLPYVAQTIAHLKKISIAEVADKTTETARKFFRL encoded by the coding sequence ATGAATACATACATTGATATTGGCATTAACCTGACCAATAAACAGTTCTACAACGAACAAGAAGAAATCATTAACAGAGCTTTGGATAACGGAGTAGATTATATGATCCTCACCGGAACAAGCGTCCGTGGAAGCAAAGAATCTTCAGAAATTGCAGAGGAATATCCTGATATTTTATTTTCAACAGCAGGAATTCATCCCCATGATGCAAAGTCTTTTAATCATGAAAGCATGAATGAACTTAGAAAGCTGTTAAAGCAGGATCATGTGATTTCAGTAGGTGAGTGCGGATTAGATTTCGACCGCGATTTTTCACCAAGGTCCATGCAGGAAAAGTGCTATAAAGCTCAATTGGAACTGGCGATAGACGTTGATAAACCTCTTTTTCTTCATGAAAGATTAGCCTTTAAAAGATTTAATGAAATTACGGATGATTATCTTTCTCAATTACCGAAAGCTGTTGTACACTGCTTTACAGGAACACTTGATGAAGCCAAAACTTATCTGGACAAAGGATTTTATCTGGGATTTACCGGAGCCATCAGTGATGAGAAAAGATTTAAACATTTGGAAGAGGTGATTCGTTATGTTCCTCTGGATAGAATGATGATTGAAACCGATGCACCATTCATGCTTCCGAAGAATATGCCAAGGATGCAGAACAGAAGAAATGAACCTTCCTTTTTGCCCTATGTGGCGCAAACTATTGCCCATTTGAAGAAGATCAGCATTGCTGAAGTAGCAGATAAAACTACAGAAACTGCCAGAAAATTTTTCAGACTATAA